The following are encoded together in the Oceanobacillus zhaokaii genome:
- a CDS encoding YdcF family protein, translating into MKISEMEAEKLTDEQKTALLYKNIEDDQEKGDCIFVLGSSKAVEYRLPRAIQLYKEGRAKKLLFSGGVSWEDGGLTEAELLRDKALELGVPEEDIIIENNSRHTKENVLASLLVLDRALELHNINRLLVVTTTYHIRRTHLTLKTYMPNWIKYSLCAVNDRTTREDNWFETPYGRERVEKETSKIIHYVKLGSLIDEEIELPKI; encoded by the coding sequence ATGAAAATTTCAGAAATGGAAGCGGAAAAGTTAACGGATGAGCAGAAGACAGCATTACTATATAAAAATATAGAAGATGATCAGGAAAAAGGAGATTGTATCTTTGTTCTAGGAAGCAGCAAAGCAGTTGAGTACCGATTGCCAAGAGCAATTCAGCTGTATAAGGAAGGACGGGCAAAGAAGCTCTTGTTTTCCGGTGGAGTTTCCTGGGAAGATGGTGGTTTAACAGAGGCAGAACTTCTGCGAGATAAAGCACTAGAGTTAGGAGTTCCAGAAGAAGATATTATAATCGAAAATAACTCGAGGCATACGAAAGAAAATGTCCTTGCATCTTTGTTAGTTCTTGACCGAGCATTGGAGCTTCATAACATAAATAGATTGCTAGTAGTAACGACTACTTATCATATTCGCAGAACCCATCTGACACTTAAAACCTATATGCCAAATTGGATAAAGTATTCTTTATGTGCGGTGAATGATCGAACGACAAGAGAAGATAATTGGTTCGAAACCCCGTATGGCAGGGAACGAGTGGAAAAGGAAACTAGTAAAATTATCCACTACGTAAAATTAGGCAGTTTGATTGATGAAGAGATAGAGCTGCCTAAAATCTAA
- a CDS encoding YdeI/OmpD-associated family protein produces MDKTKKYQFTAEIKSHDNMDAAYIEFPFIVEEAFGTKGQVKVKAYFNRYEYRGSLVNMGLDYHCIGITKNIRKAINRQAGDTIQVELQQDLEPRIVLIPDDLNDVLHENPSAKKFFESLSYSNQNQYVQWIINAKKLETRKNRLQRTVENLINGKKRP; encoded by the coding sequence ATGGATAAAACAAAAAAGTATCAATTTACTGCAGAAATTAAGTCACATGACAATATGGATGCGGCGTATATTGAATTCCCATTCATTGTAGAGGAAGCTTTTGGTACAAAAGGGCAGGTAAAAGTGAAAGCTTATTTTAATAGATATGAATACAGAGGGTCATTAGTTAATATGGGGCTTGATTATCATTGCATTGGTATTACGAAAAATATCAGAAAGGCAATTAATCGACAGGCTGGGGACACAATTCAAGTAGAATTACAACAGGATTTGGAGCCGCGAATAGTTTTAATTCCTGATGACCTAAATGATGTATTACATGAAAATCCATCTGCAAAAAAGTTTTTTGAGTCACTTTCTTATTCAAATCAAAATCAATATGTTCAATGGATCATTAACGCTAAAAAATTAGAAACACGTAAAAACAGATTACAGCGAACAGTTGAGAATTTGATTAATGGGAAAAAGAGACCTTAG
- a CDS encoding DNA-deoxyinosine glycosylase, with product MIPIDNKLISFPPVIPNNPKVLILGSMPGKVSLEKQEYYGNPRNHFWPILFELFNEEPQDDYENKITFAKRHELALWDSIGSCYRQGSLDANIMEEEPNDILGLLEEYPSIRLIACNGTKSFNTFKKNFDLTGYPNVHVIKLPSTSPIPGKYTKSFSGKVEAWREILSYL from the coding sequence GTGATACCAATCGATAACAAGCTAATCTCGTTTCCACCAGTTATACCAAATAATCCGAAAGTGTTAATTCTTGGGTCGATGCCAGGTAAAGTTTCACTTGAAAAGCAGGAATATTACGGAAACCCAAGAAATCACTTTTGGCCGATTCTTTTTGAATTATTTAATGAGGAACCTCAAGATGATTATGAAAACAAAATTACATTTGCAAAAAGGCATGAACTTGCATTATGGGATTCAATTGGTTCTTGTTATCGTCAAGGCAGCTTGGATGCAAACATAATGGAAGAAGAACCAAATGATATTCTAGGCTTATTAGAAGAATATCCTTCGATTCGTTTAATTGCTTGTAATGGAACCAAATCATTTAATACATTTAAGAAGAATTTTGACTTAACAGGTTATCCCAATGTTCATGTTATTAAGCTGCCATCAACGAGTCCAATCCCTGGTAAATATACGAAATCATTCAGCGGAAAAGTGGAAGCGTGGCGAGAAATTCTAAGTTACCTCTAG
- a CDS encoding sensor histidine kinase, translating into MKLFWCRFTIFSILWIFVLIMDSKQVAVSIILFALSMGIYFLLSIHKFLLILYLSLVSILFVHGILNTNDAMLSVIVILYILIDASFRLKEKQLVRYSVVTMVLAFILLFIRDEVSLERLIMIGCLDFLIITISRMTEERREQAEIYEQLRGEYRNLKRMNLTTENNARLEERTKIARDIHDSVGHRLTALIMKLEILTIQDTHNSYSELKEMAKESLEETRQAVKALQTEENEGIATIVHLIRKLEAESHILVQFTMKQGVLSVPMSNDKSVALYRVIQESLTNAMRHAGSREIQVILGKTATGDISFEITNTVFDPIPFTYGFGLTNMKQRIDGVKGTLTIYQTVNEFVVAGSIPSEEE; encoded by the coding sequence ATGAAATTATTTTGGTGTCGCTTTACGATTTTTAGTATATTATGGATTTTTGTTCTTATAATGGATAGTAAACAAGTAGCTGTAAGTATTATTCTTTTTGCTTTGAGTATGGGGATTTACTTCCTTTTATCCATTCATAAGTTTCTTTTAATATTGTATCTTTCATTAGTCTCCATTTTATTCGTTCATGGAATTTTAAATACTAATGATGCAATGCTAAGTGTGATCGTAATTCTATATATATTGATTGATGCTAGTTTTCGTTTAAAAGAGAAACAGTTGGTTAGATATTCTGTTGTTACGATGGTTTTAGCCTTTATCCTATTATTTATTCGTGACGAAGTAAGTCTTGAAAGGCTCATTATGATTGGGTGTTTAGATTTTCTAATCATCACAATTAGCAGAATGACAGAGGAGAGAAGGGAGCAGGCGGAGATTTATGAGCAGTTACGTGGGGAGTATCGGAATTTAAAACGGATGAATCTTACAACTGAAAATAATGCCAGACTGGAAGAACGGACAAAAATTGCTCGTGATATTCACGACTCGGTTGGACATCGGTTAACGGCATTAATAATGAAGTTAGAAATATTAACAATTCAAGACACACATAATAGCTATAGTGAATTAAAGGAAATGGCAAAGGAAAGTCTAGAAGAAACAAGACAAGCAGTAAAGGCACTACAAACAGAAGAGAATGAAGGAATTGCGACGATTGTTCATCTGATTCGTAAGCTTGAAGCGGAGAGTCACATACTTGTGCAGTTTACAATGAAACAAGGAGTTTTGTCTGTGCCGATGTCAAATGATAAAAGCGTTGCACTCTACCGGGTTATTCAAGAATCTTTAACAAATGCGATGCGTCATGCAGGCTCAAGAGAAATACAGGTTATCTTAGGGAAAACAGCAACAGGAGACATTTCTTTTGAAATTACGAATACTGTGTTTGATCCTATTCCTTTTACATATGGTTTTGGTTTAACAAATATGAAGCAGCGGATTGATGGAGTAAAGGGGACACTTACTATCTATCAAACTGTAAATGAATTTGTTGTTGCAGGTAGTATTCCAAGTGAGGAGGAGTAA
- a CDS encoding response regulator transcription factor yields the protein MWRVLLVEDQPIVRQGLKVILEQDENITVTHQAENGREAIGILEKHLIDFIMMDIRMPEMNGIEATRKIKKQWPNIKILILTTFNDDEYALNALKEGANGFLLKTSEPRKLIEAVYSCMNGGLTIHDEVAAKVMPRLLQSTNKPQMAIELTPKEIAITRLIGEGKTNKEIAEEVFLSIGTVKNYLTTILQKIGLRDRTQLAIYAVKYDIGN from the coding sequence ATGTGGCGCGTATTATTAGTTGAAGATCAGCCAATTGTGAGACAGGGATTAAAGGTCATCTTAGAACAAGACGAAAATATAACAGTCACCCATCAGGCAGAAAACGGGCGGGAAGCAATAGGAATTTTAGAAAAACATCTAATTGATTTTATTATGATGGATATCAGAATGCCTGAAATGAATGGAATAGAAGCAACGAGAAAAATTAAAAAGCAATGGCCAAATATTAAAATCTTAATATTAACTACTTTTAATGATGACGAATATGCATTAAATGCCCTAAAAGAAGGAGCAAATGGCTTTTTATTAAAAACATCGGAACCGAGGAAATTAATCGAAGCAGTATATAGCTGTATGAATGGCGGATTAACGATTCACGATGAAGTAGCTGCGAAAGTAATGCCACGACTATTGCAATCTACCAATAAACCACAGATGGCTATCGAGCTTACACCAAAGGAAATAGCAATAACAAGACTAATTGGTGAAGGAAAAACGAATAAGGAAATTGCAGAAGAGGTTTTTTTATCAATCGGCACGGTAAAAAATTATTTAACAACGATTTTGCAAAAAATAGGATTGCGCGATCGGACACAATTAGCAATCTATGCTGTGAAATATGATATTGGGAATTAA
- a CDS encoding ABC transporter ATP-binding protein — MLELVDLSKKFKQMYAVKNLNMFIEKGEIVGLLGPNGAGKSTAISMLSSLVEPTDGDVRFNNKSIIRNPAPLRKVIGVVPQEIALYEDLTAEENLHFFGKIYRLKGVALKRKVDEVLEQIGLTDRRKDIVKTFSGGMKRRLNIGVAMLHEPELIIMDEPTVGIDPQSRNYILETVKRLNEEKQMTVIYTSHYMEEVEYLCDRIYIMDKGNMIASGTKDEIKRILSAEKTISIKAEHWSEAFINQLKQSPTVNRVISEEKEITIMVPKEINIFPMLIKMAEATEVELSSVDIKTPTLEDVFLQLTGRALRD; from the coding sequence TTGCTTGAGTTAGTAGATTTGTCCAAGAAATTTAAACAGATGTATGCAGTGAAAAATTTGAATATGTTCATTGAAAAAGGAGAAATCGTTGGCCTGCTAGGTCCAAATGGTGCAGGAAAGTCAACCGCAATATCAATGCTTTCATCGCTAGTTGAACCAACTGATGGTGATGTACGATTTAATAATAAAAGCATCATTAGAAATCCAGCACCATTACGGAAAGTAATTGGTGTCGTTCCACAGGAAATTGCCCTGTATGAGGATTTAACGGCAGAGGAGAATTTACACTTCTTTGGGAAAATATACCGATTAAAAGGTGTGGCACTGAAACGAAAAGTCGATGAAGTGTTAGAGCAAATCGGGTTAACAGATCGTCGGAAGGACATCGTCAAGACTTTTTCTGGGGGAATGAAGCGCAGACTAAATATTGGAGTTGCAATGCTACACGAACCAGAGTTAATTATTATGGATGAACCAACAGTAGGGATTGATCCTCAATCACGAAATTATATATTGGAAACCGTGAAGAGACTCAATGAAGAGAAACAAATGACCGTAATCTATACGAGTCATTATATGGAGGAAGTAGAGTACCTTTGCGACCGAATTTATATCATGGATAAGGGAAATATGATTGCTTCAGGAACAAAGGATGAAATTAAACGAATATTATCAGCTGAGAAGACCATTTCGATTAAGGCAGAGCATTGGAGTGAAGCATTCATAAATCAACTGAAGCAGAGTCCAACGGTTAATCGCGTTATTAGCGAAGAAAAAGAGATTACCATTATGGTGCCGAAAGAGATTAATATATTTCCAATGTTAATCAAAATGGCAGAGGCTACAGAAGTTGAGCTGAGCTCAGTCGATATTAAAACACCTACACTTGAAGATGTATTTCTTCAACTAACAGGTAGAGCATTAAGAGATTAA
- a CDS encoding ABC transporter permease → MIAQIVKKQLLLLLRSPVQLLLLIGLPLILIAILGTALASFMEGGAVKFDLKVVLIEEENEEEQIEQFMKDVEQKELPAKVVQQIQLNIAQVAPIQLLKQSVFGNETVKDVIELDIAAAEDLEVLLTDDSYTAVIEVPKGFTYDMLTYMMFSEGVQPLLKIYQNEGAFSSSIVQGMLEQYQEKFTIGRFISENGLDQQESQIADQPFGEIVSINQEKPISSKNYYAIGMAVMNVLFIASTIGTFAFQEKKSRVFNRIILANVSRWTYFIGVFLSGTIISFFHLLIIFGFSRVFYGVIWPDLIAFLVISLAFAIAVGGLSVLLTAICYRINSEMITNFFTSIVVTLFATLGGSFFAIGELSSFVQVLGDLTPNGAAMGAYLAILRGDSIMDISSHLLFLVSFAIVLTIVAAFSFPKRGSTV, encoded by the coding sequence ATGATTGCTCAAATCGTCAAAAAACAGCTGTTATTATTACTGCGAAGCCCAGTACAACTCCTTCTATTAATTGGTTTACCATTAATTTTAATTGCTATTCTAGGAACAGCATTAGCTAGTTTTATGGAAGGTGGGGCAGTAAAATTTGATTTGAAGGTAGTACTCATAGAGGAAGAAAATGAGGAAGAACAGATTGAACAGTTTATGAAGGACGTCGAGCAGAAAGAATTACCTGCCAAAGTTGTTCAGCAAATTCAATTAAATATTGCTCAAGTAGCACCAATTCAACTGCTCAAACAATCTGTTTTTGGCAATGAGACGGTAAAGGATGTAATCGAGCTTGATATCGCAGCTGCTGAAGATTTAGAAGTGCTGCTTACTGATGATTCCTATACCGCAGTGATCGAAGTACCTAAAGGTTTTACGTATGATATGTTAACTTATATGATGTTCTCAGAGGGAGTTCAGCCATTATTAAAGATATATCAAAATGAAGGAGCATTTAGTTCTAGTATTGTTCAAGGTATGTTAGAGCAATACCAAGAAAAGTTTACGATTGGCCGCTTTATCAGCGAAAATGGATTGGACCAACAGGAGAGTCAGATTGCTGATCAACCTTTTGGTGAAATTGTCTCGATAAACCAAGAGAAACCGATTTCCTCCAAAAACTATTATGCGATTGGAATGGCTGTAATGAATGTTCTATTTATTGCATCGACAATTGGAACGTTTGCATTTCAGGAGAAAAAAAGCCGTGTATTTAATCGAATCATACTTGCCAATGTATCACGATGGACTTATTTTATTGGTGTTTTTCTTTCGGGTACAATCATCAGCTTCTTCCATCTACTGATTATCTTTGGATTTTCTAGAGTATTCTACGGTGTTATTTGGCCTGATCTTATAGCTTTTCTTGTCATTTCATTAGCCTTTGCTATCGCAGTCGGCGGCTTATCTGTCCTACTAACTGCAATATGTTACCGGATAAATTCAGAAATGATTACAAACTTTTTCACAAGTATTGTAGTGACGCTGTTCGCCACTTTAGGTGGAAGCTTCTTTGCGATTGGTGAATTATCATCATTCGTGCAAGTACTAGGTGATTTGACTCCAAATGGTGCGGCAATGGGTGCTTACTTAGCGATTTTAAGAGGGGATAGTATCATGGACATTTCTAGTCACCTTCTATTCTTAGTAAGCTTTGCTATTGTATTAACCATAGTTGCTGCATTTAGTTTTCCGAAAAGGGGGTCGACAGTATGA
- a CDS encoding ABC transporter permease, with translation MIGIFQAKIKMFIRNPWVFIIMTAMSIGFAWIIGGTGAYTAITIPVYTTSDSIKNSVIGDILDDTDAYNFEWLTEEEVIDKLSSNKAEVGVALHENDFRIIVGVETPTSKIMEQTIEDAYAKKAQFEQIVDASGATTVAEKEAVLDELQLSLESPVFAIESSSFRGTDAFISDITIHTMFGFTLFFVIYTIAYNVLPILVEKKEGIWDRVILSPVKKWEMYIANLVYSFLVGYLQVVIIFSVFRFVVGVDFHGRFIETLLLMMTYVFAIVALSILLTAIVKTVAQFNAILPIIAVSSAMIGGAYWPIEIVESKLLLGLSKVNPVTYGMEMLNGAVVYQYPLEELLFPISILLIMGVVFIGVGIHLMEKRHI, from the coding sequence ATGATTGGTATTTTCCAAGCGAAAATTAAAATGTTTATTCGTAATCCTTGGGTATTTATCATCATGACGGCGATGTCCATTGGTTTTGCATGGATCATTGGTGGTACCGGTGCATATACAGCTATTACAATTCCAGTTTATACAACGAGTGATTCGATCAAGAACTCAGTCATTGGCGATATACTTGATGATACAGATGCATACAATTTTGAATGGTTAACCGAAGAGGAAGTAATTGATAAACTATCTAGTAATAAAGCAGAAGTAGGAGTAGCATTGCATGAAAATGACTTCCGGATAATTGTTGGTGTTGAAACGCCTACTAGTAAAATAATGGAACAAACGATTGAAGATGCATATGCAAAGAAGGCACAATTTGAACAAATAGTTGATGCTTCGGGTGCAACTACAGTGGCAGAGAAAGAAGCCGTATTAGATGAGCTGCAGTTATCACTGGAATCGCCAGTGTTTGCAATTGAGTCGAGCAGCTTTAGAGGAACAGATGCCTTTATCTCTGACATTACGATTCACACGATGTTTGGATTTACACTGTTCTTCGTTATATACACGATTGCATACAATGTATTACCGATTCTAGTTGAGAAAAAGGAAGGAATATGGGATCGCGTCATTTTATCCCCAGTGAAGAAATGGGAAATGTATATAGCAAATTTAGTTTACAGTTTCCTTGTAGGATATTTGCAAGTGGTTATTATCTTTTCTGTCTTCCGCTTTGTTGTTGGTGTTGATTTTCACGGGAGATTTATCGAGACCTTGCTACTGATGATGACGTATGTATTCGCAATTGTTGCCCTATCTATTTTATTAACAGCGATTGTTAAAACGGTGGCACAGTTTAATGCAATCCTTCCGATAATTGCGGTAAGCTCAGCTATGATCGGTGGTGCATATTGGCCAATTGAGATTGTTGAATCGAAGCTTTTACTTGGGTTATCTAAGGTGAATCCAGTTACGTATGGGATGGAAATGCTAAACGGGGCTGTTGTTTATCAGTATCCATTAGAAGAGCTTTTATTTCCAATTAGCATTCTACTTATAATGGGTGTAGTATTTATTGGTGTTGGTATTCATTTGATGGAAAAAAGGCATATATAA
- a CDS encoding alpha/beta hydrolase, which yields MKKNKLWIRLGIVILSLLLILDIGAGYFFYNLAIDRNVKEFLIGNADLEVSAEAMDVFIDGDWRSWAANQDFEQWEMESYDGLNLQGYYLEADAPTNKTVVFAHGYLGSARDMALFGQYYYEELGYNMFTADLRGHGQSEGDYIGFGWHDRLDYLGWINRIIEELGPKTEIVLHGVSMGAATVLMTSGEELPSNVKAVVADSPYTNVADLFGYQLERMFHLPKVPIIPTTGLVTKFKAGYTLKEASALDQVKKATVPILYIHGSEDAFVPAEMAKELYENTASDAELLLVDGASHGESIVIAHDTYVKKLSQFLTKYVVD from the coding sequence GTGAAGAAAAATAAGTTATGGATAAGGCTAGGAATAGTCATTCTTAGTCTTCTTCTTATTTTAGATATTGGTGCGGGTTATTTCTTTTATAATCTAGCAATTGACCGGAATGTTAAAGAATTTCTTATTGGCAATGCAGATTTGGAAGTTTCAGCTGAGGCGATGGATGTATTTATTGATGGAGACTGGCGGTCATGGGCTGCTAATCAAGATTTTGAGCAATGGGAAATGGAATCGTACGATGGCTTGAATCTACAAGGATATTATTTGGAAGCAGATGCACCGACAAATAAAACGGTCGTCTTCGCTCATGGATATCTAGGAAGTGCAAGAGATATGGCATTGTTTGGTCAATATTATTATGAAGAACTAGGTTACAATATGTTTACTGCGGATCTTCGGGGCCATGGCCAAAGTGAAGGGGACTATATTGGCTTCGGCTGGCATGATCGATTAGATTATTTAGGCTGGATAAATCGGATTATTGAGGAGCTAGGACCTAAAACAGAAATTGTTTTACATGGCGTCTCCATGGGGGCTGCAACAGTGTTAATGACAAGTGGTGAAGAACTTCCTAGTAATGTAAAAGCAGTTGTGGCTGATAGCCCATATACAAACGTAGCTGATTTATTTGGTTACCAGCTTGAGCGGATGTTTCACTTACCGAAAGTCCCAATCATTCCTACAACTGGGCTAGTAACGAAATTCAAAGCAGGATATACCTTAAAAGAAGCTTCAGCACTGGATCAAGTGAAAAAGGCAACTGTACCAATATTATACATTCATGGCAGTGAAGATGCATTTGTACCGGCAGAAATGGCAAAGGAACTATATGAAAATACAGCTAGTGATGCTGAGCTTCTGCTCGTTGATGGAGCAAGTCATGGTGAATCAATTGTTATCGCTCACGATACATATGTTAAGAAGTTAAGTCAATTTCTAACTAAATATGTAGTAGATTAA
- the thiT gene encoding energy-coupled thiamine transporter ThiT: MNRNLIMMIEASFLAVFALILDLLPSIRLTPAVSISIAMIPIFIMAIRWGIKGGLISGFLWGLLQVVTGDVYVLTISQFLIEYFIAFAFVGFAGLFYKAIQSALQGGLKKRAVSLIILAVFVGSIARYFWHFIAGVIFWGSYAPEGMSPYLYSFIVNGATMLGAAVLCAIVLVILINAAPRLVLRKVNNQILSESLNESKKRA, from the coding sequence ATGAACAGAAATCTTATTATGATGATTGAGGCGTCTTTTTTAGCAGTATTTGCACTTATACTAGACTTGCTGCCTTCCATTCGGTTAACACCTGCTGTATCAATTTCGATTGCTATGATACCGATTTTTATTATGGCAATACGCTGGGGGATTAAGGGTGGCCTAATTTCAGGATTCCTTTGGGGATTACTGCAGGTAGTAACAGGTGATGTTTATGTTCTAACGATTTCTCAATTTTTGATTGAATATTTCATTGCCTTTGCTTTTGTTGGGTTTGCAGGCTTATTTTATAAAGCTATTCAATCTGCATTACAGGGTGGATTGAAGAAAAGAGCTGTTTCTTTGATCATTCTCGCTGTCTTTGTCGGCAGTATTGCTCGGTATTTTTGGCATTTTATCGCTGGTGTGATTTTCTGGGGAAGTTATGCACCAGAGGGGATGTCGCCGTATTTATACTCTTTTATCGTTAACGGGGCTACAATGCTAGGTGCTGCTGTTCTTTGTGCGATTGTGCTAGTAATTTTAATTAATGCTGCACCAAGACTTGTATTACGGAAAGTAAACAATCAAATACTGAGTGAATCACTAAATGAGAGTAAAAAGAGGGCATAG
- the argC gene encoding N-acetyl-gamma-glutamyl-phosphate reductase translates to MGRLKNAAIIGGTGYGAIELIRLLHTHKHLQVKKIISHSQFGEHITSVYPHLTGFVEEPMEKLKITSLIEEVDLIFFATPAGVAKDLIPKFAHSSVQCIDLSGDLRLHSKEQYEKWYGKEAAPQEILNQAVYGLSEIYQEQVKEAKIISNPGCFPTSALLGLIPAIEQKVITPNHIVIDGKTAVSGAGRTPTATTHFSETNENITPYKIGKHQHIPEIDQTLSELAQETISTTFTTHLIPMTRGLICTIYAELARDITTEEVIHQYQIYYENHPFVRIKEIGIFPTTKDVYGSNFCDIGLHVDERTNQLIIASAIDNLVKGAAGQAIQNANLMNGWEITEGLDAIPIFP, encoded by the coding sequence ATGGGGCGATTGAAAAACGCAGCAATTATAGGTGGAACAGGATATGGCGCAATTGAACTAATTCGATTACTTCATACTCATAAGCATCTGCAAGTGAAAAAAATCATTTCACATTCACAGTTTGGCGAGCATATTACATCTGTTTATCCACATTTGACCGGATTTGTTGAGGAACCAATGGAAAAGTTAAAGATTACAAGCTTGATAGAAGAGGTTGATCTTATATTTTTTGCAACGCCGGCTGGTGTAGCGAAGGATCTTATTCCAAAATTTGCACACTCAAGCGTACAATGCATCGATTTATCAGGGGATTTACGTCTTCACTCGAAGGAGCAATATGAAAAATGGTATGGGAAAGAAGCCGCGCCACAGGAAATATTAAATCAGGCTGTTTATGGATTGTCAGAAATTTATCAAGAACAAGTAAAAGAAGCAAAAATTATTTCGAATCCAGGTTGCTTTCCGACATCTGCTTTGCTTGGGCTAATCCCTGCAATAGAGCAGAAAGTAATTACTCCGAATCATATTGTTATTGACGGAAAAACGGCTGTATCTGGTGCTGGAAGAACGCCAACAGCAACGACACATTTTTCTGAGACGAATGAAAATATTACGCCATATAAAATCGGTAAACATCAACATATACCTGAAATTGATCAAACCTTATCAGAGTTAGCGCAGGAAACTATTTCTACCACATTTACCACCCATCTGATTCCGATGACGCGTGGCTTGATTTGTACAATATATGCTGAACTAGCAAGGGACATAACAACGGAAGAGGTTATCCATCAATATCAAATCTATTATGAGAATCATCCATTTGTCCGAATTAAGGAAATTGGGATTTTTCCTACAACGAAGGATGTTTATGGCAGTAATTTTTGCGATATTGGTTTGCATGTCGATGAGAGGACGAATCAGCTAATCATCGCCTCTGCAATTGACAATCTCGTAAAAGGTGCAGCAGGGCAGGCTATCCAAAACGCAAATTTAATGAATGGATGGGAAATAACAGAAGGATTAGATGCTATTCCTATTTTTCCATAA
- the argJ gene encoding bifunctional ornithine acetyltransferase/N-acetylglutamate synthase: MIATEAKAILKIEDGHITMPKGFSAGGLHCGIRRKKLDFGWIHSENPATTAGVYTLNAFQAAPLKITKECINKSKEIQTVVVNSGNANSFTGKQGLLDALEMQELAAKKMGVDLKHVAVASTGVIGVSLPMDKIRTGIQSIGNPDHEGVENFEEAILTTDTVTKHIAVQLEIDGKTITIGGAAKGSGMIHPNMATMLGFITTDAAVEADSLQNALRTVVDKSFNMITVDGDSSTNDMVLVMANGQQKNEPLNEAHPKWLLFLQALQMVSEGLSKSIAGDGEGATKLIEANVKGAPSELAAKQVAKAIISSNLVKTAVYGADPNWGRIITAIGYSEQPINPDKICVSLGDIEVVRDGCPVDFDEADGKRYLEKETVLLNVDLQNGIGEATAWGCDLTYDYVKINASYRT; this comes from the coding sequence ATGATTGCAACGGAGGCGAAAGCTATTTTAAAAATAGAAGATGGGCATATCACAATGCCGAAAGGATTTTCCGCAGGTGGGCTGCATTGTGGAATAAGAAGAAAAAAATTAGATTTTGGCTGGATTCACTCAGAAAATCCCGCGACAACAGCAGGAGTTTACACATTAAATGCCTTTCAAGCAGCACCACTAAAGATAACGAAGGAATGCATTAATAAAAGCAAGGAAATTCAGACAGTAGTTGTCAATTCGGGAAATGCGAATTCATTTACGGGTAAGCAAGGTTTATTAGATGCATTAGAAATGCAGGAACTGGCTGCGAAGAAAATGGGAGTGGACCTAAAGCATGTTGCTGTAGCATCAACTGGTGTTATTGGCGTTTCCTTGCCAATGGATAAAATACGTACCGGGATCCAGTCAATTGGCAACCCGGATCATGAAGGCGTAGAGAATTTTGAAGAGGCGATTTTAACAACGGATACTGTTACAAAGCATATCGCAGTACAATTAGAGATTGATGGAAAAACGATTACAATAGGTGGCGCAGCAAAGGGATCGGGAATGATCCACCCAAATATGGCGACGATGCTCGGCTTTATTACCACTGACGCTGCAGTTGAAGCTGATAGTTTACAAAATGCGTTACGTACTGTAGTCGATAAGTCATTTAACATGATTACGGTCGATGGAGATAGCAGTACAAATGATATGGTGCTGGTCATGGCAAATGGGCAGCAAAAAAATGAGCCATTAAATGAAGCGCATCCGAAGTGGTTGCTCTTTTTACAAGCTTTACAAATGGTTAGTGAGGGTTTATCCAAGTCAATTGCAGGTGATGGCGAAGGTGCTACTAAATTAATTGAGGCAAATGTAAAGGGAGCACCATCAGAACTTGCGGCGAAGCAGGTGGCAAAAGCAATTATTTCTTCTAATTTAGTGAAGACGGCAGTATATGGTGCAGATCCAAATTGGGGGAGAATCATCACTGCGATAGGATATAGTGAGCAACCGATTAATCCAGATAAAATATGTGTCTCACTTGGAGATATTGAGGTCGTGAGGGATGGTTGTCCAGTAGATTTCGATGAAGCTGATGGAAAGCGCTACTTGGAAAAGGAAACGGTTTTGTTAAATGTCGATTTACAAAATGGAATAGGGGAAGCAACTGCATGGGGATGCGATTTAACCTATGATTATGTAAAAATAAATGCTTCTTACCGAACATGA